The proteins below come from a single Takifugu flavidus isolate HTHZ2018 chromosome 6, ASM371156v2, whole genome shotgun sequence genomic window:
- the ccdc86 gene encoding coiled-coil domain-containing protein 86, with the protein MSKRQKVLSEVDGSEMEVQTTRVTRSGRISRPPPERGNTETPKRTTRRTRKSVVQELTAADEKNGEQTPEGLLDREAEVSAHPGPFAVSEAAAESTTDRNGNGAMDLPGTTTTETAPSSVESVPKKKSLLAPSRTQKTVIPLGKPKSGRVWKDRNKKRFSSVVRDKQLCTSWEKKMQAKQEKLLVKQYSLQLKEEKAKQKEDKRKRREENLKRRAENERKAEIVQVIKNTAKIKRMKKKHLRKIEKRDTLALMQNSTTQNAKPKARKK; encoded by the exons aTGTCGAAAAGGCAGAAAGTTTTGTCAGAAGTAGATGGTTCGGAAATGGAAGTTCAGACCACTAGAGTGACCCGCAGCGGCCGCATATCGCGTCCCCCACCTGAGAGGGGGAACACCGAGACCCCGAAGAGAACCACGCGGAGAACGAGGAAATCTGTCGTCCAGGAGCTAACAGCGGCGGACGAGAAAAATGGGGAGCAGACCCCCGAGGGTTTACTGGACAGGGAGGCGGAAGTGTCAGCCCACCCGGGGCCGTTTGCCGTGtcggaggctgcagcagaaagcacGACGGACCGTAACGGGAACGGGGCGATGGATCTGCCGGGAACCACAACGACAGAAACGGCTCCCAGCAGTGTCGAGTCTGTCCCAAAGAAAAAGTCTCTGTTGGCTCCAAGTAGAACGCAGAAAACGGTCATTCCGCTGGGAAAACCAAAATCGGGGAGAGTTTGGAAAGACCGTAATAAgaagag GTTCTCTTCAGTGGTGAGAGACAAACAGCTGTGCACATCATGGGAAAAGAAGATGCAGGCCAAGCAGGAGAAGTTGCTGGTCAAACAGTATTCCTTGCAacttaaagaggaaaaagccaAGCAGAAAGAG gacaagaggaaaaggagagaagaaaacctGAAGCGTAGAGCAGAGAATGAACGCAAAGCTGAGATTGTGCAAGTG ATCAAGAACACGGCAAAGATcaaaaggatgaagaagaaacaccTGAGGAAAATCGAGAAGAGAGACACGCTGGCTCTGATGCAGAACTCAACGACGCAGAATGCAAAACCCAAAGCCCGAAAAAAGTAA